GATGCCAATATTGAATTCATCTACCAGGGTGAGCCAAAGGGGTTAGCCCATGCAATCCTCGTTGCTAGGGATTACTTAGGAGATGAAGACTTCGTCATGTACCTAGGGGATAACATCCTAAGAGAAGGAATAGTTAGGCATAAAGAGCACTTTGAAAAGAGTGATTACGACGCTAGCATTCTCCTCTGTGAGGTTCCTAATCCCCAGCAGTTTGGAGTTGCCGAGCTCAGCGAGGATGGAAAGACTATAAAGAGACTGGTAGAGAAGCCGAAACACCCGCCGAGTAACTTGGCCTTGGTAGGTATCTACTTCTTCAGACCAATAATCCATGAAGCGGTGAGGCACATAAAGCCCTCATGGAGGAACGAGCTGGAGATCACGGATGCTATTCAATGGCTAATCGATAACGGGTACAAGGTGGGGTGGACAAAGGTAACGGGCTGGTGGAAGGATACTGGAAAGCCTGAAGATTTGCTCGAGGCTAATAGGCTAGTCTTAGATGAGATAGAGAAAGAGGTTAAAGTGGAGACAAGGGCGAAGATAATTGGTAGGGTTAAAATTGAAGAGGGAGCCCAAATAGACGAGAATTCAGTAATAAAAGGCCCGGCCGTGATAGGTAAGAATGCCGTGATAAGGAACGCCTATATCGGGCCTTACACGAGTGTAGGAAACAATGTCGTGATTGAAGATACTGAGGTTGAGGACTCAATAGTAATGGATGACAGTATTATCGTAGGAGCAGGGAGAATTGTGGAAAGCATAATAGGGAGAGGAGTAAAGATAATAAAAGGGAACAGCCACCCGATGGGAAGAAGGCTAATTATTGGTGATAACTCGCAAATAGTGCTGTGAGGTGCATTCGATGAAACTCTTAGTGACTGGAGGAATGGGGTTCATTGGGAGCAACTTCATCCGCTATATCCTAGAAAAGCATCCAGACTGGGAAGTAATAAACATAGACAAGCTAGGATATGGCTCAAATCCGGCTAACCTAAAAGATCTGGAAGATGACCCTAGGTACACCTTCGTGAAAGGTGACGTAGCTGACTACGAGCTCGTTAAGGAATTGGTGAGGAAAGTTGATGGGGTAGTGCACCTAGCAGCAGAGAGTCACGTCGATAGGAGCATTTCTTCGCCTGAAATATTTCTCCACAGCAACGTTATAGGAACGTATACT
This Pyrococcus horikoshii OT3 DNA region includes the following protein-coding sequences:
- a CDS encoding glucose-1-phosphate thymidylyltransferase; this translates as MKALILSGGYGTRLRPLTYSQQKQLIPVANKPVLFYAIEDVIEAGIHEIGIVVGPNADLVKKTVMSVDWDANIEFIYQGEPKGLAHAILVARDYLGDEDFVMYLGDNILREGIVRHKEHFEKSDYDASILLCEVPNPQQFGVAELSEDGKTIKRLVEKPKHPPSNLALVGIYFFRPIIHEAVRHIKPSWRNELEITDAIQWLIDNGYKVGWTKVTGWWKDTGKPEDLLEANRLVLDEIEKEVKVETRAKIIGRVKIEEGAQIDENSVIKGPAVIGKNAVIRNAYIGPYTSVGNNVVIEDTEVEDSIVMDDSIIVGAGRIVESIIGRGVKIIKGNSHPMGRRLIIGDNSQIVL